A genomic region of Erythrobacter sp. SCSIO 43205 contains the following coding sequences:
- a CDS encoding BLUF domain-containing protein, whose translation MTYQSIASAPPTDQELNALVAQARLRNQSVGVTGMLLYEDGRFLQTLEGPPAALSQVWSSIQRDERHEDIELLSEHYVEARLFSDWDLLLYRKREQAPPSLWERLRRRHPLNQYVKGVVRDAFDANEAGLGELFARLASSGWDGDELVRELIEPAARAMGDAWLADDCTEFDLTLGLGILQMAGHAVRYAEDVESLRSKTYSILLAAAPGEGHILGTSLLADQFSDAGWKVEMAFPTSDEALANQLSAQQPDAVDIGLSDAITRQGRIARLRETVKHSRLVMPDQALVVSVGGRLFAEASATAEHVGADLSRQSLAGTRLRVAELVAHAKSVKPRE comes from the coding sequence TTGACTTACCAAAGCATCGCGTCAGCGCCCCCGACCGATCAAGAACTCAACGCGCTTGTCGCGCAGGCCCGCCTTCGCAATCAGAGCGTGGGTGTCACGGGTATGCTGCTTTATGAAGACGGGCGTTTTTTGCAGACGCTCGAAGGTCCGCCCGCTGCCCTGTCACAAGTCTGGTCATCCATCCAACGCGACGAGCGCCACGAAGACATTGAGCTTTTGAGCGAGCACTATGTCGAAGCCCGTCTGTTTTCGGATTGGGACTTACTGCTTTATCGCAAACGCGAGCAGGCCCCGCCTTCCTTGTGGGAGCGGCTTCGCCGACGCCATCCTTTGAACCAGTATGTCAAAGGCGTGGTTCGCGATGCCTTTGACGCCAATGAAGCAGGGCTGGGCGAACTTTTTGCCCGGCTTGCAAGCTCGGGTTGGGACGGCGATGAGCTGGTGCGCGAACTGATCGAGCCGGCCGCGCGTGCCATGGGTGATGCCTGGCTTGCCGATGATTGCACCGAGTTTGACCTGACTCTGGGTCTTGGCATCTTGCAGATGGCAGGGCACGCTGTGCGCTATGCCGAGGATGTCGAAAGCCTGCGCTCCAAGACATATTCGATCCTTCTGGCTGCAGCGCCGGGCGAGGGGCATATTTTGGGCACGAGCCTGTTGGCCGACCAATTCAGCGATGCGGGCTGGAAGGTAGAAATGGCATTCCCCACCAGCGATGAAGCGCTTGCCAATCAGCTGAGCGCACAGCAGCCTGATGCAGTTGATATTGGATTGTCCGACGCAATTACACGGCAAGGACGCATTGCGCGCCTGCGCGAGACGGTGAAGCACTCACGCTTGGTCATGCCCGATCAGGCTCTGGTGGTGTCGGTTGGTGGCCGCTTGTTTGCCGAAGCCTCTGCCACGGCAGAGCACGTGGGCGCTGATCTCTCGCGCCAGAGCCTGGCTGGAACCCGGCTTCGCGTCGCAGAGCTTGTGGCACACGCAAAATCGGTCAAGCCGCGCGAATAG
- a CDS encoding DUF885 family protein, with translation MKTKFAALLLASVALAGCDALTPVETVECGTVAQTECLNAWFDEKFEEGLAFSPISQTGLGRKTDYDKIDDFSEEAQLEQLEWMRAATAQMEASFDYDELTPDAQLSWDMWKFRLEQAERAWEFREQAYILHQMGSAQSELPTFLLTQHRVDDESDMQAFIARIGGIGGAMDQLLARAKANAAAGTRPPRFAYDAVILESKNLTSGAPFDRPSESGEPSAMWQAVERHLASLTESGTITAERAEELREEARTALTEQFAPAYARVIAWYEEDRPNTSEQAQGATALPNGEAFYAASLKEMTTTDLTADEIHQIGLDEVERIQGEMRAIMEQVGFEGTLQEFFEFTRTDPQFFYPDNEAGAQAYIAQAKEHIDTLTERLPEFFGTLPKAPLEVRRVEPFREQDGAAQHYQSGTPDGSRPGIYYAHLSDMNAMPIPELESIAYHEGNPGHHMQVSIAQELEGVPKFRSQGGFISAFGEGWALYTETLAKEMGGYKDPYSDFGRLSSEIWRAIRLVVDTGIHAKGWSEEEAVQYALENSPNPEAAVRSEVQRYYVLPGQATSYKIGMIRIQELRAKAEEELGDKFDIRGFHDTILGGGAVPLSIMETRVNRWIESQKAA, from the coding sequence ATGAAAACCAAATTTGCAGCCCTGCTGCTTGCCTCTGTCGCGCTTGCCGGATGCGATGCGCTCACCCCGGTCGAAACGGTTGAATGTGGCACAGTTGCGCAAACCGAATGCCTCAACGCCTGGTTCGATGAGAAATTCGAAGAGGGTCTTGCCTTTTCGCCGATCAGCCAGACGGGCCTTGGTCGCAAGACCGATTATGACAAGATCGACGATTTCAGCGAAGAAGCCCAGCTTGAACAGCTCGAATGGATGCGCGCAGCAACCGCACAGATGGAAGCAAGCTTCGACTATGATGAGCTAACGCCTGACGCACAGCTTTCCTGGGATATGTGGAAGTTCCGCCTCGAGCAGGCAGAGCGCGCATGGGAGTTTCGCGAGCAAGCCTATATCCTGCACCAGATGGGCTCTGCGCAAAGCGAGTTGCCAACCTTCCTTTTGACCCAGCACAGGGTTGATGATGAAAGCGATATGCAGGCCTTTATCGCGCGAATCGGCGGTATTGGGGGCGCGATGGACCAACTGCTGGCCCGCGCAAAGGCGAATGCCGCTGCCGGCACTCGTCCGCCGCGCTTTGCCTATGATGCGGTTATTCTGGAATCGAAAAACCTCACCAGCGGCGCGCCGTTTGACAGGCCAAGCGAAAGCGGTGAGCCTTCGGCCATGTGGCAGGCTGTTGAGCGCCACCTTGCCAGCCTTACTGAAAGCGGCACCATTACCGCAGAACGCGCAGAGGAGCTACGCGAAGAGGCGCGCACGGCACTGACCGAACAATTTGCCCCCGCCTACGCGCGCGTCATTGCCTGGTATGAGGAAGACCGCCCCAACACCAGCGAACAGGCGCAAGGCGCAACCGCGCTTCCCAATGGTGAGGCATTCTATGCTGCCTCTTTGAAAGAGATGACCACCACCGACCTTACCGCCGATGAAATTCACCAGATCGGCCTTGATGAGGTTGAACGTATCCAAGGGGAGATGCGCGCCATCATGGAGCAGGTGGGCTTTGAGGGGACTTTGCAGGAATTCTTCGAATTCACCCGCACCGATCCGCAATTCTTCTATCCCGACAACGAAGCCGGGGCACAGGCTTACATTGCGCAGGCGAAAGAGCACATCGACACGCTGACCGAGCGCCTGCCAGAGTTTTTCGGCACGCTTCCCAAGGCGCCACTTGAAGTGCGCCGGGTCGAACCGTTCCGCGAACAGGATGGCGCAGCCCAGCATTATCAGTCCGGCACGCCCGATGGCTCGCGTCCTGGCATTTATTACGCGCACCTGTCCGACATGAACGCCATGCCGATCCCGGAACTTGAATCGATCGCCTATCACGAAGGCAATCCGGGGCATCATATGCAGGTTTCGATCGCGCAGGAGTTGGAAGGTGTGCCCAAATTCCGGTCGCAAGGCGGGTTCATCTCTGCCTTTGGCGAAGGCTGGGCTCTATATACCGAGACGCTGGCGAAAGAGATGGGTGGCTACAAGGATCCTTATTCCGACTTTGGCCGTCTATCGAGCGAGATCTGGCGCGCAATCCGTCTGGTGGTCGACACTGGCATCCACGCCAAGGGCTGGAGCGAGGAAGAAGCGGTGCAATATGCGCTTGAGAACTCACCTAACCCAGAGGCGGCTGTGCGCAGCGAAGTGCAGCGTTATTACGTGCTTCCGGGTCAGGCCACATCTTACAAGATCGGCATGATCCGGATTCAGGAACTGCGCGCGAAGGCTGAAGAAGAGCTTGGCGACAAGTTCGACATTCGCGGCTTCCACGATACGATCCTTGGCGGGGGCGCTGTGCCTCTGTCGATCATGGAAACCCGTGTGAACCGCTGGATCGAGAGCCAGAAAGCGGCCTAA
- a CDS encoding DUF305 domain-containing protein, with product MQRKLALGTRGLVTGLLLTGSSLALAQTAPIILPGAPGQASKTLSASEASEIAKSSYTDADVAFMQGMIVHHQQAVDMAELVEGRTNNEDVVTAAGRILSSQADEIEFMNNWLSARGEKTVMAGMDHSGMDHSAMDHSQHANHGQHGMDHMPMAGMATPEQMAELATLEGAAFDKMFLTLMIAHHEGALTMVEDLLDQPGSAADPVLFQFVGDIEADQQSEIDRMDTLLAGLSTDPRSGLAVGFADAGEAIMNLRKVVSLPKPAGFFNPDNPADLRPALPSDEVEDAEEVAEPEEDGESLTQFAERSPLLDFANTDMAFYDDIMVAGNYHGFNIYKLGDDGVPTLMSSVVCPGGQGDVSVAGNLLIMSVEQTRGRVDCGLQGVEGKVSEERFRGLRIFDISDLSAVRQVGQVQTCRGSHTHSIVSADEEKLIVYNSGTSVVRETEELARCVPNRSDSRTALFSIDVIEIPIANPAAARITSSPRVFADSETGEIAGLWNGGKSSDDAQDTRETNQCHDITVFPSLNIAAGACSGNGIIMDISDPYNPVRTDSVFDKGFAYWHSATFNNDGTKVIFTDEWGGGGRPRCKASDPMTWGANAIYDIVDGKLEFRSHYKMPGPQSDTENCVAHNGSIIPVPGRDLFVQSWYQGGISVMDFTDSANPKEIAFFDRGPIDDEQLVVGGYWSSYWYNGRIYATEITRGLDVFALEPSEFLTAEEIAAAESASYANTRFNPQTQTQVTWDDDVIEAAANSRKGG from the coding sequence ATGCAACGCAAATTGGCTTTGGGAACACGCGGCCTTGTTACCGGCCTTCTTTTGACTGGTTCAAGCCTTGCTCTGGCCCAAACGGCGCCCATCATCCTGCCCGGCGCACCCGGCCAGGCGAGCAAAACGCTTAGCGCAAGTGAAGCGAGCGAAATCGCGAAATCAAGCTACACCGATGCCGATGTTGCTTTCATGCAAGGCATGATCGTCCATCACCAACAAGCGGTCGATATGGCCGAGCTTGTCGAAGGGCGTACCAATAACGAAGACGTCGTCACCGCAGCGGGTCGGATCTTGTCGAGCCAGGCTGACGAGATTGAGTTTATGAACAACTGGCTGTCCGCGCGCGGTGAAAAAACCGTGATGGCCGGAATGGACCATTCAGGCATGGATCATTCCGCGATGGACCACTCGCAGCACGCCAACCATGGCCAGCATGGCATGGACCATATGCCAATGGCGGGCATGGCAACGCCTGAGCAGATGGCTGAGCTTGCTACCCTCGAAGGCGCTGCTTTTGACAAGATGTTCCTCACCTTGATGATTGCGCACCACGAAGGCGCGCTTACCATGGTTGAGGATCTGCTTGACCAACCGGGCAGCGCTGCGGACCCGGTCCTGTTCCAGTTTGTCGGCGATATCGAAGCTGATCAGCAAAGCGAAATCGACCGCATGGATACCCTTCTTGCAGGGCTTTCCACCGATCCGCGCTCAGGGCTTGCGGTTGGCTTTGCCGATGCGGGCGAGGCGATCATGAACCTTCGCAAAGTCGTGTCGCTGCCAAAGCCTGCGGGCTTCTTCAACCCTGATAACCCTGCTGACCTTCGCCCTGCTTTGCCAAGTGATGAAGTGGAAGACGCAGAGGAGGTTGCAGAGCCAGAAGAGGATGGCGAAAGCCTGACGCAGTTCGCAGAGCGTTCGCCGCTCCTCGATTTCGCTAACACCGATATGGCGTTTTACGACGACATCATGGTTGCCGGAAATTATCACGGCTTCAACATCTACAAGCTTGGCGATGATGGTGTACCCACTCTTATGTCGTCGGTCGTTTGTCCGGGAGGGCAGGGCGATGTCTCGGTCGCTGGCAACCTGCTTATCATGAGCGTGGAACAAACGCGCGGGCGCGTCGATTGCGGCTTACAGGGAGTTGAGGGCAAAGTCAGTGAAGAGCGCTTCCGCGGCCTTCGTATCTTTGACATTTCCGACCTTTCCGCAGTGCGTCAGGTGGGTCAGGTTCAGACCTGTCGCGGCAGCCACACCCACTCCATCGTCAGCGCCGATGAGGAAAAGCTCATCGTTTACAACTCGGGCACTTCAGTAGTGCGCGAAACTGAAGAGCTTGCACGCTGCGTTCCCAATCGTTCCGATAGCCGCACCGCGCTTTTCAGCATCGACGTGATTGAAATCCCCATCGCTAATCCGGCGGCGGCCCGCATCACCAGTAGCCCGCGCGTTTTCGCTGATAGCGAGACGGGCGAAATCGCTGGCCTTTGGAATGGCGGCAAGTCGAGCGATGATGCGCAAGACACTCGCGAAACCAACCAATGCCATGACATCACCGTCTTCCCATCGCTGAACATCGCGGCAGGTGCGTGTTCGGGCAATGGGATCATCATGGATATTTCCGATCCCTACAACCCGGTTCGCACCGATAGCGTGTTCGACAAGGGCTTTGCCTATTGGCACTCGGCGACGTTCAATAACGACGGCACCAAGGTGATCTTCACCGACGAATGGGGCGGCGGCGGTCGTCCGCGTTGCAAGGCATCGGACCCGATGACTTGGGGCGCGAATGCGATCTATGACATTGTCGATGGCAAGCTTGAATTCCGCAGCCACTACAAAATGCCCGGACCGCAAAGCGACACCGAAAACTGCGTCGCGCACAATGGCTCGATCATTCCCGTTCCGGGCCGCGATCTGTTTGTGCAAAGCTGGTATCAGGGCGGCATCAGCGTGATGGATTTCACCGACAGTGCGAACCCCAAGGAAATCGCCTTCTTTGATCGCGGACCGATTGATGATGAACAGCTCGTGGTCGGCGGATACTGGTCGTCATACTGGTACAATGGCCGCATCTACGCGACCGAAATCACGCGCGGGCTTGATGTCTTTGCGCTGGAGCCATCTGAATTTCTGACCGCCGAAGAAATCGCAGCAGCGGAAAGCGCAAGCTACGCCAACACCCGCTTCAACCCGCAAACCCAAACGCAGGTAACGTGGGATGATGATGTCATTGAGGCAGCCGCAAACAGCCGTAAAGGCGGGTAG
- a CDS encoding serine hydrolase produces the protein MALQSLFTSLARKAAPFALALAMFSTPAFAQDNALEASFDDAFGTEARAPSTFEAIYASGFEQRIAQLADGSQGRIGVAAWDLATGEQVTVLGDQLFPMASTSKIAVAATYLEMVEQGRYSLTSEFPLLIPVRSAKFSSPAAPVRKGNTMAAIDLIEIMITRSSNPATDALLAAVGGPPAVNNWMRRQGITDFSIDRDIATLVRDDGEYDPANWIDERDAATPKAMVRLLAGLYRGEFLSEESRRVLLGAMSRTVTGKRRIVANMPGEARVSHKTGSLNNTSSDVGIIESPDGRAIAVAIYVTGQGARRAREARIAEIARAIYDGFNAKARADRTWTSAPRMGGG, from the coding sequence ATGGCCCTCCAATCTCTTTTTACTTCGCTCGCACGCAAAGCAGCCCCTTTCGCGCTTGCTTTGGCGATGTTTTCAACGCCCGCTTTCGCTCAGGATAACGCCCTTGAGGCGAGTTTTGACGATGCCTTTGGTACAGAAGCGCGCGCGCCCTCAACCTTTGAAGCGATTTACGCGAGCGGCTTTGAACAACGCATTGCGCAGCTCGCCGATGGCAGTCAGGGGCGCATTGGCGTTGCGGCATGGGACTTGGCAACCGGCGAGCAGGTCACCGTGCTGGGTGACCAATTGTTCCCGATGGCCTCAACCAGCAAAATCGCAGTCGCTGCCACCTATCTCGAAATGGTGGAGCAGGGGCGCTATTCACTCACCAGTGAGTTTCCGCTGCTTATCCCGGTGCGCTCTGCCAAATTCTCATCGCCAGCCGCACCTGTGCGCAAGGGCAATACGATGGCAGCGATTGACCTTATCGAGATTATGATCACCCGCTCCAGCAACCCGGCAACCGACGCGCTTCTCGCAGCTGTAGGCGGGCCGCCTGCTGTGAACAACTGGATGCGCCGTCAGGGGATCACTGACTTTTCCATCGACCGCGACATCGCAACTCTGGTGCGCGACGATGGCGAATATGATCCGGCCAACTGGATTGATGAACGCGATGCGGCCACTCCCAAAGCGATGGTGCGCCTTCTTGCAGGGCTTTATCGGGGCGAATTCTTGAGCGAGGAAAGCCGCCGCGTGCTGCTCGGCGCGATGAGCCGTACGGTTACCGGCAAACGCCGGATTGTCGCCAATATGCCCGGCGAAGCGCGGGTTAGCCACAAGACCGGATCGCTCAACAACACATCTTCTGACGTTGGTATTATCGAAAGCCCGGATGGCCGCGCGATTGCCGTGGCCATCTATGTAACGGGCCAGGGTGCACGCCGCGCGCGCGAGGCGCGGATTGCCGAGATCGCAAGAGCGATTTACGACGGGTTCAATGCCAAAGCGCGCGCAGATCGCACATGGACCAGCGCGCCGCGCATGGGTGGCGGCTAA
- the polA gene encoding DNA polymerase I, with protein MSDKQKHLYLVDGSAYIFRAYHRLPPLTNPEGTPVGAVYGYTTMLWKLASDLDEADGPTHMAVILDKDSKSFRNDIYPEYKANRPEPPEDLRPQFPLIRDATRAFSLPCIEEQGLEADDLIASYAREAQRKGWDVTIVSSDKDLMQLVGEENGARIDMLDTMKSQRIYVEEVEDKFGVTPDLVGDVLALMGDSVDNIPGIYGVGPKTASKLIAEHGSLTAALDQAPDMKKSKLKERLIEGRKDAELSRVLVTLKEDCDLPVALEDMELGKIPEEPLAEFLQTHGFNSLLKRLGAGSGSPERANNLNPAKADTSGDKGTEQGNRQPLPEMPKVDRSAYETVQALDRLQEWVERATLARLVAVDTETSSLDAMQADLVGVSLALGPNDACYIPLAHYTSEGGGDDMFAEKPEQVPMDEALAALKPMLESDAVLKVFQNGKYDLNVLVRSGISVSPIEDTMVMSFDLDAGRGEGIGGGHGMDELSERHLGHTPLSFKEVCGTGKKAIPFGEVPLDRATEYAAEDADVTLRLYRMLKPRLSEEGGSSIYERVDRPLIPVVAGMEREGIKVDRARLAKLSEEFATETARLEKDIHEAAGEEFSVGSPKQLGEILFDKMGFKGGKKGKSGAYSTDQATLEKLSSDPEAAKITKKVLEWRHLSKLKSTYTDALQAQINPDTGRVHTSYSLVGAQTGRLSSTDPNLQNIPIRTPIGRQIREAFVPEDGNVLLAADYSQIELRLAAHMADVETLKEAFANGEDIHSRTATEMFGEVTRDTRARAKTINFAILYGISRWGLAGRLEVEPDEAQAMIDTYFQRFPGIQRYISETLTTVGERGYSETLFGRKTWFPRIKSKNQAERQGSERAAINAPIQGTSADIIKRAMARMLPALRDAGLKDVRMLLQVHDELVFELPEGDVAAASPIIERVMAEAALPAVTLDVPLAIDIGTGSSWDAAH; from the coding sequence ATGTCAGATAAGCAAAAGCACCTCTATCTCGTCGACGGCTCGGCCTATATTTTCCGCGCCTATCATCGCTTGCCACCGCTTACGAACCCGGAAGGGACCCCGGTGGGCGCAGTGTATGGCTACACCACCATGCTGTGGAAGCTGGCCTCTGATCTGGATGAAGCCGATGGTCCGACCCATATGGCGGTGATCCTCGACAAGGATTCGAAGAGCTTTCGCAACGACATTTATCCCGAATACAAAGCCAACCGGCCAGAGCCGCCTGAAGATTTGCGGCCACAATTCCCGCTGATCCGTGATGCGACCCGCGCCTTTAGCCTGCCGTGCATCGAGGAACAGGGTTTGGAAGCCGATGACCTCATCGCATCCTACGCCCGCGAGGCACAGCGCAAGGGGTGGGACGTCACCATCGTCTCTTCCGACAAGGATTTGATGCAATTGGTGGGCGAGGAAAACGGTGCACGCATCGATATGCTCGACACGATGAAATCGCAGCGCATCTATGTGGAGGAAGTCGAAGACAAGTTTGGCGTGACCCCTGATCTGGTTGGCGATGTTTTGGCGCTGATGGGGGATAGCGTCGACAATATTCCGGGCATTTATGGCGTTGGACCTAAGACCGCCTCGAAGCTCATCGCAGAACATGGCTCGCTCACCGCTGCGCTTGATCAAGCGCCGGATATGAAAAAATCCAAGCTCAAAGAGCGGCTGATCGAAGGCCGCAAGGATGCAGAACTATCGCGCGTTCTGGTGACGCTTAAAGAGGACTGCGACCTGCCCGTCGCGCTTGAGGATATGGAGCTCGGCAAAATCCCTGAGGAGCCGCTCGCAGAGTTTCTGCAGACGCATGGGTTCAATTCTCTTCTCAAACGCCTCGGTGCAGGTTCCGGTTCGCCCGAACGCGCGAACAATCTCAATCCTGCTAAAGCGGATACAAGCGGTGACAAGGGCACTGAGCAAGGTAACCGCCAGCCGCTTCCCGAAATGCCCAAGGTTGATCGAAGCGCCTATGAGACGGTACAAGCGCTAGACCGCCTTCAAGAATGGGTGGAGCGCGCCACGCTTGCGCGCCTCGTCGCGGTCGATACCGAAACCTCCTCTTTGGACGCGATGCAGGCCGATCTTGTGGGCGTCAGTCTCGCGCTTGGCCCTAATGATGCGTGCTACATCCCGCTGGCGCATTATACGAGTGAGGGGGGCGGCGACGATATGTTCGCCGAAAAGCCTGAACAGGTGCCGATGGACGAGGCGCTCGCCGCGCTCAAACCGATGCTTGAAAGCGATGCCGTTCTCAAAGTCTTCCAGAACGGCAAGTATGATTTGAATGTCCTTGTCCGCTCCGGGATCAGTGTCTCACCAATCGAAGACACGATGGTGATGAGCTTTGACCTCGACGCAGGGCGAGGTGAGGGTATCGGTGGCGGACACGGCATGGACGAGCTGTCCGAACGCCACCTTGGCCACACGCCTTTATCTTTCAAGGAGGTCTGCGGAACCGGCAAAAAGGCAATCCCCTTTGGCGAAGTGCCCTTGGACCGCGCGACCGAATATGCCGCCGAGGATGCGGACGTGACCTTGCGCCTTTATCGGATGCTGAAACCCCGTCTTTCCGAAGAAGGCGGCAGCAGCATTTACGAACGCGTTGATCGCCCGCTTATCCCGGTGGTTGCCGGGATGGAACGCGAAGGCATCAAGGTCGACCGCGCACGGCTTGCCAAGCTTTCAGAGGAGTTCGCCACCGAAACCGCGCGGCTTGAAAAAGACATCCACGAGGCGGCTGGTGAAGAATTCTCGGTTGGAAGCCCCAAGCAATTGGGCGAAATCCTGTTCGACAAGATGGGCTTCAAGGGTGGCAAGAAAGGCAAGAGCGGTGCCTATTCTACCGATCAGGCCACGCTTGAGAAACTGAGCTCAGATCCCGAAGCGGCCAAGATCACCAAGAAGGTGCTCGAATGGCGGCATTTGTCGAAGCTCAAATCCACCTATACCGACGCGCTTCAGGCCCAGATCAATCCCGATACAGGCCGCGTGCACACAAGCTATAGTCTGGTTGGTGCACAAACCGGGCGACTGTCCTCAACCGATCCCAACCTGCAGAACATCCCCATCCGCACGCCCATCGGGCGACAAATTCGCGAGGCTTTCGTGCCCGAAGACGGCAACGTCCTGCTCGCTGCCGACTACAGCCAGATCGAGCTGCGTCTGGCGGCGCATATGGCCGATGTGGAGACACTCAAGGAAGCCTTTGCCAATGGCGAAGACATCCACTCGCGCACCGCAACCGAGATGTTTGGCGAAGTCACGCGCGATACCCGCGCGCGCGCCAAGACGATCAACTTCGCAATCCTGTACGGCATTTCGCGCTGGGGGCTTGCCGGACGCCTTGAGGTCGAGCCCGACGAGGCGCAAGCCATGATCGACACCTATTTCCAACGCTTCCCCGGCATCCAGCGCTATATCTCCGAAACGCTGACCACGGTCGGCGAGCGCGGCTATTCCGAAACATTGTTCGGTCGCAAGACGTGGTTCCCCCGGATCAAATCCAAGAACCAGGCCGAACGCCAAGGATCAGAGCGCGCCGCGATCAACGCGCCCATTCAAGGGACCAGCGCCGACATCATCAAGCGGGCGATGGCGAGGATGCTGCCTGCGCTTCGTGATGCGGGCCTAAAGGACGTGCGGATGCTCCTGCAAGTGCACGATGAATTGGTGTTCGAACTGCCGGAAGGTGATGTCGCAGCCGCCTCTCCCATCATTGAGCGCGTAATGGCAGAGGCCGCGCTTCCCGCTGTCACTCTCGACGTGCCGCTCGCAATTGATATTGGCACGGGGTCAAGCTGGGATGCGGCGCATTGA